From one Candidatus Poribacteria bacterium genomic stretch:
- a CDS encoding uracil-DNA glycosylase, protein MTEVFEKMEALKAQAVVCTDCGLAETRLNVVFGNGDPTSKLVIVAEGPSATDEHTLVPFSGPSGVLLDEVLHANDLDRDEIWITNVLRCRAAVREGGTTRNRPPKAGEIKACSKWLDGELTLISPSVILCMGSPAANTLIHKGFRMTEERGQWFTDTLYAPFVLATYNPAFVLRQEGETYTRARQVLIDDIAEAKRKLSEAPESPKLTLF, encoded by the coding sequence ATGACCGAAGTTTTTGAAAAAATGGAAGCGCTGAAAGCACAAGCGGTCGTCTGCACCGATTGCGGATTGGCGGAAACCCGGTTGAACGTTGTCTTCGGTAACGGCGATCCTACCTCCAAACTTGTTATTGTCGCTGAAGGTCCATCGGCGACGGATGAACACACGCTAGTTCCATTTTCGGGCCCGTCAGGAGTTCTGCTCGACGAGGTGCTTCATGCGAACGACTTAGACCGTGATGAAATCTGGATAACGAATGTCCTCAGATGTCGCGCTGCTGTCCGAGAGGGAGGCACCACAAGAAACCGTCCGCCGAAAGCCGGGGAGATTAAGGCGTGCTCAAAATGGCTCGACGGGGAACTGACGTTGATTAGCCCGTCGGTTATTTTATGTATGGGAAGCCCTGCCGCCAATACCCTCATCCACAAAGGTTTTCGCATGACCGAGGAACGAGGTCAATGGTTCACAGATACACTTTATGCCCCATTTGTATTGGCGACCTATAATCCTGCATTCGTATTGAGGCAAGAAGGTGAAACGTATACGCGTGCCCGACAAGTTCTGATTGATGATATTGCTGAGGCGAAGCGTAAACTATCAGAAGCCCCTGAGTCCCCCAAGCTGACGCTATTCTAG